Part of the Mangifera indica cultivar Alphonso chromosome 4, CATAS_Mindica_2.1, whole genome shotgun sequence genome, ATTTTGAGGTGTTATGGCCATGCATTTGCAAAAATGCACTCAACATCCCTCCATGTGCTGGTACCTGGATACTACATTGGGCAcattgttattttgttaaaaatggtAACAATAGCTGATGTCATGTTTGTAATGTTTCATTACCTTGTTTCCATAAACCCAAAATCCAGCTTTGGCTAGTGGAAATAAGCACAGTGCTATTAttagatttgaaattattacCCCTTTCCACATCAGTTTGCAGGATGGCTCCTTTCTGCTAGAAGGCAATGTAGCCTGCACGTTCActgggggaaaatataattgtttgaagctgttaggaacccagcatttatttaatcaaaacacaaaatacataataactaaaatatttcataactaaaaatattacaagataaaccgaacacttcgaggagttcgggacctcccattttccggtcATTCGAGACGCCGGAgatctcccattttccggccattcgaggcgccggagacctccctaaatcagccaaaggtggctgccctcaaacccaaaccctaatattttcttCCCTTCCctcttttaaaactcaaacatatatttataaaaggattgagccattggattggggacaagtgtcccaatcctaacagaAGCCAAACACTATCATTGTGATTCTAAAAACTTTCTTTTGAACATAGGAACGACAATTTGAACAGATGTTTTTCCCTGTATTTCCAGCAGAAGATTATGACCTCGAAATGCGAGCACAATTATACCAATGGCATTCAAAATATTCCCAAACTTAGCCATATCTGATTTTCCCATCTCTTCAGATTCTCCATTGGGCTCGGGTCTACCCTTGCTGACAGACAGACCCCGGATCAGTGAACAGTATTCAACGGCTGTGATCGCCCCAATCATTGAGACATTGGCCAATGAATTCGAGTTTGGCGACAGAGCCACACCAATCGCCGAGCAAGTGAACAACAAGAACAAGGCAGTGCCAGTCCATGGCTTGGCTTCATCACTAGCAGCCCCACCATTGCAAATGGTCCTGAAAAACAGCTTCATGTTCCCACCTCCTGTGATAATCAGCATGGCGCAAGATCCTCCTGATAGGTACATCACAGGAAATATACCAAGCACTTTTCCCAGTTTTGGTACTGGAATACATCGTGCCCCATTAATATACAGCTTAATTCAGAATAGAAACAAATTAATGGGGAAAAAGGTGAGATAACTACTGACTAACCAAGGGCCGATACTCCCAGGTGGAGGTATCTGCAGAAGGAATTCCTGCAATTGATTCAACTAGTTGAACAAGAAGCCAAATGGTGTAGAGTTGCCATGCGATGCTAGTGACAAACATATGATTCCCCATGTCCTGCAACaattgaaagattgaatttCTCAGAAAActgaatttaaacaaaacactGAATGTTGCAAAGTTACAAGAAAATAGCATGCTCTATAAGAAATGGAAATGAAGAAGTCCTCTTACGTGGCTGTTGCGTTAAAGTGAAGCTCTTAACCCGGGCCTGTATGTGATGAAGATGTGAATAGTAGCCGGAGCCCACGTTTTTATGTTGCGCTTACCCGGGCTTTTGGCCTCGCTCTCTCCTCGTTTGAGATTGAAATCAACATTCTGTACTGAAGATGACTCGTTTGTATGATTTTGGGACTTGGAGTGATTTTTGCTATTGCCTTGAGATTTGTGTTGCTGTGCAAATTCTTATGAGGCTctgaggggggggggggggggggggggggggggggggggggggggttgtgGTGCATCCGGGGCACGGGGTCGCGGGGGCGGCGGTGTGTGTGTTGGTTTGTGGGTGGGGTTGTGTGGGACTCTGAAGTGGGTTTGCATTTGATTACGTCGACAAGAAGAGGAAAAACAGCAAAATTTGTGTGGAAATCCAGACATGAAAAAACGAAGGGTAGAGGATAACGAAATTTTCTGTACTTGCGTTTAATCCTTTTGAATATCAATTGTATAATTCAAAACTCCAGGCTTTCAAATAAGGATCTCTctcaaaacttataaaatttttgaataacaCAAATTTATATCTGTAATAAAGCGGCTATTCCATTAGATGGAAcacttattttgattaaaacaGTTTATTCTATACTGAAACAAGCTCATTTTAGATTGAAACAATCAAAGAGCTTTTAGAATGACTAATAAACAACcagtaaaacaatattattttgatttattacaACTAGAATACTTATTTACTTTATCGGAATGTCCATTTTGATACTAGAACTCTCGATTCTTCATCTAGAATAAATGATCCTGAAATCGAACAATCTTTACATTTACATACATTTGCAAACaagaacttaattaattttgttcttCAACATAATTCTCCATCTCTTTTGTAAAAACCCCTCCATATACCAACCGAGTTTAAGCATTGCTTGAACTTGCTAATAGACAAAAGCTTAGTCAGCATGTCAGCTGTATTATTTGCAATAATCTTCTTGACGAAAATATCAACCTTAGAATATACATCCCatacaaaattatacttaaCATCTATATGCATGGCTTTCTCATAACACATCTAATCTTTGGTTAAGTGAATTGTAATTTGACTGtcacaataaataataatacaagtaGACTCAGTTCTGAACTAGAACAACCAATGAGCTTCTAGAGCAATGAACTAGTAGGATAACCTCGGTCTCATTTTTTACGAAGCATGTTAGCTTGTTCCAAGATTGGGAATGCCACCACCTAGAATAGGCAATGAATAACAATGTTTGTTCACCTCACTGAAATACCTATTTTGATATTGAAGCTCCCAATTGTTCATTTGGAATGTCACTTGTTAAATTCGGGTCACTGTATCTAACATTTGTAAACATCCTATCATCAGAATGAGCTTTCTGGATGGATTGGACTTACTTAACCTTTGTTGCAAAATGTTGGATGCATTATTGCAATTCAGAACACAGTGATATTCTTTGAATGATAACTGCGTAGTGTCATGTCTCTTCCTTtcctaatttattgtattttgaagTGGTTCGCATTTTCATATTGGCAGATTTCATTTTACAGTTTGTAAACTATGTTTCCAAATGTTGGATGGATTATTGCAGAACAGAGGAGATGGCGCATTTGTTTTAAGTAAGAATGCCTCATGATCAAACTACTGGTATTTAAGCTCTAAAGGAATCAGATTACTTTCTTATTTCATAAAGGGCAAAAgtctatttcccatccaagttttagctcaaattcaaaatcacatctaTGGcagttaaaaaactcaaactcccaCTCATGAcctaacttctattaaaatttagggtaaaatagtcattttatcatttgtattaaaaaatataaaatttgttactttttccttctaggttttagaaattaacaattttacatgtgcctaaagtttttaaactttaaaaaataacattttcacccccatattttttaaactgcaACTGCCCCCtagaactttcaaaaacaatagttttacctctactcttcaacttcaacttttAGCATCCCTTCCAGTGTCCTCTCTAACCTCCTCATTCTCTTGAGTCGATAGTACAAGTGGTACgatgaagagatgaagatctctttgttgcaccattgtgcgacaaagagatctcaaTCTTTTCATCGTAGCGTAAGATCTCTTCATTTCACCATCTTTACCATCGGCTCAGGAGAAAGAGGAAGCTAGAGAGGATGTTGGAAGAGATGCCaaaagttgaagttgaagagtgggggtgaaattgttatttttgaaagttttgggAGGTGGtgcagtttaaaaaatatgaaaactttaggtttaatggtgaaaatgttactttacaaagtttgaaaactttagacaaggGTTAAATTGTTAGTTCTAAAACCTAGGAgggaaaaaataacaaattttatatttttttaatataaacagtaaaatgattattttacttttatttctaataaaaaaaattaatagaatttggGTTATAGttgaaagtttgagtttttcaattattacgtatgtgattttgaatttgaggtaAAACTAAAGTAGAATTGATTAATTATCTCGTCATAGTCTTGTTTTAATAGGATTTTGGAATTtctcatccttgatatgttaaTGTGGGCAAGATTTATATTGAAGATTAAatcttaatttcttttctttcatttttgcaTACGCTGAAGAAAAACTATTCCTAAAGAGATAACTACTTTGCTTTCACTCACAAAAGTAAACAGGACCCCATGAACTCATTTATCCATTGGAGCGTACCGGAATCATAATTGTTCAAAAGAACTTTAAAGCTTGCTGCCAGTTCAAGCGTCTGAATCAATGAGAAAAAGGCCAAATGGTTTAGGAATTCAAGTCATTGTATTTCttattaatgttaaattattttttgagcattactatatgtatctattttggatatataaatgtatacacactcatatgtgtcatcatatgattgtttattattttatttttaatttaaaatcatccaatcacatgatgacacatataaatgtgtatatatttgtatatccaaaatagatacacatagttttattgttattttttatataattatatcagtTAATACTTATTATGTACTGAAATTCTAGGTGTCTGTCTGTGTACACAAAATTAAGGCCTAAAGAAATTGGCATTTAAGCCTTTGGTAGCCAAGTTCCAGAGGGCAGCAACAACTAACATAGCACTCAAAATTGAGCCTAAACAACCAAGACAGAAGTTCAACCACCACATTGCGCCAGTCGGGCGGGGTTTTTTGATGGAAATGTACATGAAACATGGATAAACATATGTCAAAGGCAATGTAATTCCTCCAATTAGAGCTGCCAAGCTTCCTAGGAATGGAAATGCCACTGCTATGAAGAAGGCCAACCCTCCGAAGAAGAGCCTTAAACCAGTCCGAACCTGCCATGTACACCGTTTCTTCTTCCACATGATGTACCTAAACTCCAGGTTGTCGAAAACTGGCATAGCGTAGATTTGAAATGAAGTTAGGTTGTTTAAAAGAGCTAGAAGGTAGATTATGACCATCACGTATTTTGGTGTTTTAGGTCCATGAACTTGCAAAAATGCAGTTAATAACCCTCCATTTGTTGGAACCTGAAACAAAACAATGCAGAGTTTCAGTGAGTTACGCTTCtcttatttgaaaataacaagtatatatattcatatagaGCAATTctcatttcccacccaaggtttggccttAAACAACTTTTCCATCCCTAGTAAGCATGGATAACACTTTTCACCAAAAATCATACATAAAAGcactttttcacccaaaattaaactctgttaatgaaataacaatattaacaagTGAAATATTTTCATTTCGAATTATTCTCATCATTTATTCCTCTCTTCCTATAAATAGGGTGAAATATGATAGTGAAATAtcatgagataaattttaatttttgaaaatacagGAAgccattttgaaaattttaaagagttattgaaattttaaaaagtttgggGTTCCTGCaaagtttttgaaatatcaatctACCATCTTTAAGGAATTGTAAATtatgagtttaaatattatattataattattgaggTTATATGTAGTTTCAAAATATAAgagggtttaaaaaaaatttatagattaatttGTGAGTTTCCAAACCTTTTTAACgattaaattgttatatttaaaatatttatatacggtagaaaaatattgttttctttttactttttttaaattaatacatgaaaaaattattattttattcttatattgttagtttttcaataaaatttgatttttgatgaaaaaaatattatttatatcatatgaGATGGAAAATGTCTTAAACCAAACCTTgcatgaaaaaatgttatttttactCGTTCATGTACCATGATATGCTTTACCTTGTTTCCATAGGCCCAAAATCCAGCTATAGCAAGAGGAAATAAACACGATGCTATTATCAGATATGAAATCGTTACTCCTCTCCACATTGGCTTTGACGATTTTTGCTTTTGGTCAGAAGGTAACGTTCCCTGTAAGTTCAAATTGTGTCCAGATACGTTAGTCCAAATTTGAATTGGATTTTGACTgcattttaaattaagttaggagagaagagaaaattcaACATTCTTACCTGTATCTCAAGCACAAGATTGTGACCTCTAAATGCGAGCACAATTATCCCAATGGCATTGAAGATATTACTAAACTTAGCCATATCTGATTTCCCCCTCTCTGCATGGCCGTAAGAGACTGCACTCGGCCTGCCCTTGGTGATCGGCAGGATCCATAACAGAGTACAGTAAACAAGCGCCGTGACTGCACCGATCACCGAGATCTTGGTTATCGAATTCAAGTTAGGAAATTGGGCTACAATAATAGCCATGCAAGTGAAGATCAAGAACCACGTGAAACCACTCGGGGAGTTGCCTTCACAAGTGGCTCCGCCATCACACACATATTTGTATATAGTCTTCACGTTCTCACCAGCTGTGATAATCAGCATCACACACGATCCTCCGGACAGGTACATCACCGGAAATAAAGCAAGAAGCTTCCCTAACTTTGG contains:
- the LOC123214975 gene encoding lysine histidine transporter-like 7, whose product is MMEIGNLEDFSLQEPSRVPQEPHPLQIIRIESTGSMRQSTVTPYIEGSFADDNLGNTQVEYLFPQEAWLPITESRNGNVFSVVVHLLSSGIGFQALVLPVAFATLGWSWGTISLSLAFAWQLYTTWLLVQLAESVPGPRYSRYLLLAIYAFGPKLGKLLALFPVMYLSGGSCVMLIITAGENVKTIYKYVCDGGATCEGNSPSGFTWFLIFTCMAIIVAQFPNLNSITKISVIGAVTALVYCTLLWILPITKGRPSAVSYGHAERGKSDMAKFSNIFNAIGIIVLAFRGHNLVLEIQGTLPSDQKQKSSKPMWRGVTISYLIIASCLFPLAIAGFWAYGNKVPTNGGLLTAFLQVHGPKTPKYVMVIIYLLALLNNLTSFQIYAMPVFDNLEFRYIMWKKKRCTWQVRTGLRLFFGGLAFFIAVAFPFLGSLAALIGGITLPLTYVYPCFMYISIKKPRPTGAMWWLNFCLGCLGSILSAMLVVAALWNLATKGLNANFFRP